GTGGTGCCGAACATCGAGGCCGCGCGCTTCCGCGAACTGGCCGACGACGCCAAGCAGAACTGCCCGGTGTCCAAGGCGCTGAGCGCGGTGCCGATCAGTCTGGAAGCGGAATTGGGCTGAGCCCGGTGCGGCCCGGCGGCATGCCGGGCCGCGCGTGCTGCGGCGCACCGACATGGTGTCGCCGCGGGGCGGCCATGCACATCGCTGCGGTACCGACCTGCACGCATGGGCTGCCCGATGCTGTCGCGCCACTAAATGTAAGCGGCGCAACCGTCCCTATTCAGTCTGGTTTCACCGCCTCGGATCGAGCATGCAGTCGCGCGATCCACGCGCTTGGAACCATAGCCATGAACAAGCTCTCGACCCGTCTGTTGACCGCTGCGCTCGCTGTCGGCGTCATCGGCTCCGCCGCCGCGCAGGATTACGGTTACACCCGCTATGACGACTACCGCGACCGTGGGTATGCGTCCGGCACCTACGAATATGCGCGCGTGGTGCGCGCCGATCCGATCATGGTGCAGGTCAACGGCCCGCGCGAGACCACCGAGCGCTGCTACGACCGCCCGGCGTCCGGCAGCTACGCCAGCGATTACGGCTACCGCGGCACCGATGGCGGCCGCACCGCCTCGTCGGTGGTCGGCGGCATCGCCGGTGCGGTGCTCGGCAGCCGCGTCGGCGGCGGCAATGGCCGCTTCGTCGGCACTGCCGTCGGCACCATGCTCGGCAGCCTGGCCGGCCGCTCGATCTACGACACAAATGCCCGCGCCTATGGCGGCGGCTACGGTGGCGGCGTGGTCCGCGAATGCGAGCCGGTGTCCTATCGGACCGAACGCTACGACCGTGTCGACGGCTACGACGTGACCTACGAATACGGCGGCCGCTACTACCACACCCGCACCGCCTCGCCTCCGGGCGACCGCATCCGCGTCCGCGTCGACGTGCTGCCCGACTGACGTATTGCCCGACTAAACCAAAGGGCGCCTCCTTGCGAGGCGCCCTTTGGTTTGCGCGTCCGTCGGCACCTGCGATGCGAGGTGCCGGCGACCTTCGATCAGGGCCAGTCGATGTGGCCTTCGATCACCGTCTGCACCTGGCCGCCAGACCACACCTCCCCAGTCTCGTCCACGTGCAGCGTCAGCAGGGCGTCGTGGCCGACTTCGCGGCCCTGGCTGGCGACGTAGCGGCCGCCGTTGCCGGGCAGGGCCTTGCTGTGATCCAGCCACGCCGCCAGCACGGCGTTGGCCGCACCGGAGGCGGCGTCCTCGAAGCGCCGGCCGTTGCCGACGAAGGCGCGCACGGCCACTGCATAGGCCTGGCCGCTGGCGCGGGCGTAGGCGAACACGCCCATGCTGGCGGTGCTTTCGGCCAGGGCGGCGATCGCGTTCCAGTCCGGTGCCAGCGCGCGCAATGCGGCTTCGTCGGCCACTTCGACCAGCCACCAGCAGCGGCCACCGTCCATGCGCACTGGCGGCAGCGCGCCCAGCGGCCAGCCGCGCAGTGCCGCCTGCAGGCGCGCATCTGCGGCATCGGCGATCTCGGCCACCTGCGCGCGCGGGGTGCGGATGGCGATGCTGCGTACTCCAGCGTCCACATCGACGCGCAGCGGCAGCAGGCCGGCGATGCCGTCCTGCATCAGCACGCCGTCCCGCGGCGTGGCGATGCCGGCTTGCAGCGCGACGTGCGCAGTGCCGACGCTGGGGTGGCCGGCGAACGGCACTTCTTTCTGCGGGCTGAACATGCGCAGGCCGTAGCTGGCGTCCGGGCGCGTCGGCGCGAACACGAAGGTGGTTTCCGGCAGGCGCGTCCAGCGTGCGATGGCCTGCATCGTAGCGGCGTCCAATCCATCGGCATCGAGCACAACGGCCAGCGGATTGCCGTTGCCGGCGTGGGCGGAGAAGACATCGACCTGGAAGAAGCGGCGTGCGGCCATGGCGGGAAACTCCGGACGGCGGTGGGGGAGGCCGGAGCTACCAAGCGATCTTGTCGGCGATCACCGCTTGCACCAGGTTGCCGGTTCATCCCTCGGCGGCGGCATGGTGTCGCGGCGCCTGCACGCGGACTGCGTCCCCAAGGCGTGGCTACCGTCTGCGTGGGTACCGATCCGCACCGGCAGCAGACCGGCATCGCACTGCTGGATCAGCACGCCGTCGCGGGGTGTGGCCAGGCCGAGTTCGACGACCGCCCAGGCCGCGCCGACGCTGGGGTGGCCTGCGAATGGCAGTTCGCCCTGGGATTGAAGAGGCGGATGCGGTCGTCCGCGCCCGCGCCCGGCGGCAGGAAGAACACCGTCTCTGACAGGTTCAGCCAGGCCGCCAGGCACTGCATGCGCAGTGCGTCCAGGTCGGCGGCATCGAGGACCGCGCACAGTGGAGTGCCCACCCCAGGCTGGCGGAAAAGACGCCCGGTTGCGGCTGGCGGCGCGCGCTCATCCGCGCTCCGTTGGCAGTAGAATCGGGGGTTCCGCTCGAGCATTCGGGCGTTTTCCCCACATCTCAGACACCCCCACTCCATGTCAGCTTCCTCTCCTGTCGATCGCTGGATCGTCCTCAAGTTCGGCGGCACTTCGGTGTCGCGTCGTCATCGCTGGGACACGATTGGACGGCTGGCGAAAAAACGCGCGGAGGAGACCGGTGCGCGGGTGCTGGTGGTGG
This genomic stretch from Xanthomonas sacchari harbors:
- a CDS encoding PhzF family phenazine biosynthesis protein, encoding MAARRFFQVDVFSAHAGNGNPLAVVLDADGLDAATMQAIARWTRLPETTFVFAPTRPDASYGLRMFSPQKEVPFAGHPSVGTAHVALQAGIATPRDGVLMQDGIAGLLPLRVDVDAGVRSIAIRTPRAQVAEIADAADARLQAALRGWPLGALPPVRMDGGRCWWLVEVADEAALRALAPDWNAIAALAESTASMGVFAYARASGQAYAVAVRAFVGNGRRFEDAASGAANAVLAAWLDHSKALPGNGGRYVASQGREVGHDALLTLHVDETGEVWSGGQVQTVIEGHIDWP
- a CDS encoding glycine zipper 2TM domain-containing protein — translated: MNKLSTRLLTAALAVGVIGSAAAQDYGYTRYDDYRDRGYASGTYEYARVVRADPIMVQVNGPRETTERCYDRPASGSYASDYGYRGTDGGRTASSVVGGIAGAVLGSRVGGGNGRFVGTAVGTMLGSLAGRSIYDTNARAYGGGYGGGVVRECEPVSYRTERYDRVDGYDVTYEYGGRYYHTRTASPPGDRIRVRVDVLPD